Proteins encoded by one window of Xenopus tropicalis strain Nigerian chromosome 6, UCB_Xtro_10.0, whole genome shotgun sequence:
- the znf706 gene encoding zinc finger protein 706 (The RefSeq protein has 1 substitution compared to this genomic sequence), which yields MARGHQKIQSQQKNLKKQAEQKKKQGHDQKAAAKAALVFTCSVCRTQMPDPKTFKQHFESKHPKNPLPPELVGVEA from the exons ATGGCTAGAGGGCATCAGAAGATCCAGTCACAACAGAAAAATTTAAAGAAACAAGCAGAACAGAAAAAGAAACAAGGACATGATCAAAAGGCCGCAGCCAAAGCTGCCCTAGTATTTACCTGTTCCGTCTGTAGG ACTCAAATGCCAGATCCCAAAACCTTCAAGCAGCACTTTGAAAGTAAACACCCAAAGAGCCCACTTCCTCCAGAACTGGTTGGTGTGGAGGCATAG